The following proteins are co-located in the Phragmites australis chromosome 10, lpPhrAust1.1, whole genome shotgun sequence genome:
- the LOC133930303 gene encoding berberine bridge enzyme-like Cyn d 4, with product MVMTKSLAPVIFTLFSCYLSIYSLASSGDFLQCLTKNIPSQLVYTQSSPSFTSVLVSSIRNPMFFTPRTVRPLWIVTPTNASHVQAAVVCGRRHGVRLRVRSGGHDYEGLSYRSERPEEFAVVDLSNLRAVHINEQTSTAWVDSGATLGELYYAIGQVSNQLAFPAGLCPTIGVGGHLSGGGFGMLLRKYGAAIDNVLDAVLVDAKGRLLDKNAMGSDVFWAIRGGSGESFGIVLSWQVRLVPVPPTVTAFSVPVSVDQGAVGIVTKWQEVAPALPDDLFIRVLVQKQTANFQSLYLGTCDALLPVMTSRFPELGVNRTHCKEMTWIQSVPYFFLGSGATVEDILNRTTSLSIYTKATSDYVRQAIARDVWPEILTWLSEPEAGLMILDPYGAAIGSIPESATPFPHRAGVLYNIQYVNFWFASGDGEAHTKWIRDFYAFMEPYVSKNPREAYFNYRDLGLGENVVVRNVSSYEAGKVWGEKYFKDNYKRLAVAKGEIDPDDYFRNEQSIPPLVPSK from the coding sequence ATGGTCATGACCAAAAGCTTAGCGCCGGTCATCTTCACCCTCTTCTCTTGCTACCTCTCCATCTACTCCTTAGCTTCGTCCGGTGACTTCCTCCAATGCCTCACGAAGAACATCCCCAGCCAGCTCGTGTACACTCAGAGCTCGCCTTCGTTCACGTCGGTCCTGGTGTCCTCCATCAGGAACCCAATGTTCTTCACGCCTAGAACGGTGAGGCCGCTCTGGATCGTCACGCCCACGAACGCCTCCCACGTGCAGGCCGCCGTGGTCTGTGGCCGCCGGCACGGTGTGCGCCTCCGCGTGCGCAGCGGCGGGCACGACTACGAGGGCTTGTCGTACCGGTCCGAGCGCCCCGAGGAGTTCGCCGTGGTCGACCTGTCCAACCTCCGCGCCGTCCATATCAACGAGCAGACGTCCACCGCGTGGGTAGACTCCGGCGCGACGCTCGGCGAGCTGTACTACGCCATCGGGCAGGTGAGCAACCAGCTGGCGTTCCCGGCCGGCCTGTGCCCAACCATCGGAGTGGGAGGGCATTTAAGCGGCGGCGGCTTCGGCATGCTGCTGCGCAAGTACGGCGCTGCCATCGACAACGTTCTCGATGCCGTGCTTGTGGACGCCAAGGGGAGGCTTCTGGACAAAAACGCCATGGGAAGCGACGTCTTCTGGGCCATCcgaggaggcagcggcgagAGCTTCGGCATAGTGCTGTCGTGGCAGGTGAGGCTTGTGCCCGTCCCGCCAACGGTCACGGCGTTCAGCGTCCCAGTGTCCGTCGACCAGGGCGCCGTAGGTATCGTGACCAAATGGCAGGAAGTCGCCCCGGCCCTCCCGGACGACCTGTTCATCAGGGTTCTCGTCCAGAAACAGACGGCCAACTTCCAGTCCCTGTACCTCGGCACGTGCGACGCGCTCCTGCCGGTGATGACCAGCCGCTTCCCGGAGCTCGGGGTGAACCGCACGCACTGCAAAGAGATGACCTGGATCCAGTCCGTGCCATACTTCTTCCTGGGCAGCGGCGCGACAGTGGAGGACATCCTGAACCgcaccacctccctgagcaTATACACCAAGGCCACGTCCGACTACGTCCGGCAGGCCATCGCCCGGGACGTGTGGCCGGAGATATTAACCTGGCTCTCGGAGCCCGAGGCCGGGCTCATGATCCTGGACCCCTACGGCGCGGCGATCGGCAGCATCCCGGAGTCGGCGACGCCGTTCCCGCACCGTGCCGGCGTGTTATACAACATCCAGTACGTGAACTTCTGGTTCGCTAGTGGAGACGGAGAAGCTCATACGAAGTGGATCAGGGACTTCTACGCGTTCATGGAGCCGTACGTGAGCAAGAATCCGAGGGAGGCGTACTTTAACTACAGGGACCTTGGCCTTGGCGAGAACGTCGTTGTGCGCAACGTCAGCAGCTACGAGGCCGGCAAGGTCTGGGGTGAGAAGTACTTCAAGGATAACTATAAGAGGCTCGCGGTCGCGAAGGGTGAGATCGACCCCGATGACTACTTCAGGAACGAGCAGAGCATTCCACCACTTGTGCCGAGCAAGTGA
- the LOC133930046 gene encoding UDP-glycosyltransferase 73C4-like, giving the protein MDPATERSKKMHVLLVPFFATSHIGPFTDFAVRLATAKPGAVEPAVAVTPANVSVVQSALEQHGPAASSLVKIATYPFPRVDGLPPGVENLSAAGDDGWRIDAAAIDEALTRPAQEALLRERSPDAIVTDIHFSWNSVVAAELGVPCVAFSVIGLFSSLAMRHLGSAVRDGQEVTVPGFPGPEVRIPVAELPERLRCQQKLERFNPCLEATGRCFGLAVNTFLDLEQPYCEMYVRNGYVKRAYFVGPISLPLPLAPGGSTSESSSSCIRWLGTKPSCSVVYICFGTYAAVSGNQLRELALGLEASGKPFLWVVRSDDGWSPPDGWEERVGERGMLVRGWAPQTTILSHPAVGAFLTHCGSSSLLEAAASGVPMLTWPLVFDQFIEERLVTDVLRIGEKVWSGSRSTRYEEREVVPADAVAQAVARFLEPGGTGEAAMGRARELAVKAHAAVAEGGSSFRDLRRLIDDLIEARAAASGTTSLPLAPLGNEQQR; this is encoded by the coding sequence ATGGATCCAGCTACCGAGCGAAGCAAGAAGATGCATGTCTTGCTCGTGCCCTTCTTCGCCACCAGCCACATTGGCCCCTTTACCGACTTCGCCGTCCGCCTCGCCACGGCCAAGCCGGGCGCCGTCGagcccgccgtcgccgtcaccCCGGCGAACGTATCGGTGGTTCAGTCGGCCCTCGAGCAGCATGGTCCCGCGGCGAGCAGCCTGGTCAAGATTGCCACCTACCCGTTCCCGCGCGTGGACGGCCTCCCTCCGGGCGTGGAGAACCTCTCTGCCGCCGGAGACGACGGGTGGCGCATTGACGCCGCTGCCATCGACGAGGCCCTGACACGACCGGCGCAGGAGGCGCTCCTCAGGGAGCGGTCCCCCGACGCCATCGTCACCGACATCCACTTCTCCTGGAACAGTGTCGTCGCCGCCGAGCTTGGCGTGCCGTGCGTCGCGTTCAGTGTCATCGGCCTGTTCTCGTCGCTCGCTAtgcgccacctcggcagcgccGTTAGAGACGGCCAGGAGGTGACCGTACCTGGGTTCCCGGGGCCGGAGGTACGGATTCCCGTGGCCGAGTTGCCGGAGCGCTTGAGATGCCAACAGAAGCTCGAGAGGTTCAACCCGTGCCTGGAGGCGACGGGCAGGTGCTTCGGCCTCGCCGTGAACACGTTCTTGGATCTGGAGCAGCCGTACTGCGAGATGTACGTGCGCAACGGGTACGTGAAGCGCGCCTACTTCGTCGGTCCAATCTCGCTGCCGTTGCCACTGGCACCCGGAGGAAGCACCAGCGAGTCGTCCTCGTCGTGCATCAGGTGGCTTGGCACGAAGCCGAGCTGTTCAGTGGTGTACATATGCTTCGGCACATACGCCGCCGTCTCGGGGAACCAGCTCCGGGAGCTCGCTCTCGGGCTCGAAGCATCAGGGAAGCCGTTCCTATGGGTGGTGAGGTCTGACGACGGGTGGTCGCCGCCGGACGGGTGGGAGGAGCGCGTCGGGGAGAGGGGCATGCTGGTCCGAGGGTGGGCGCCGCAGACCACGATACTGTCCCATCCGGCGGTGGGCGCGTTCCTGACGCACTGCGGGTCGAGCTCACTACTGGAAGCTGCGGCGTCCGGCGTGCCGATGCTGACGTGGCCGCTGGTGTTCGACCAATTCATCGAGGAGAGGCTGGTGACGGACGTGCTCAGGATCGGGGAGAAGGTGTGGAGCGGGTCGCGGAGCACGAGGTACGAGGAGAGGGAGGTCGTGCCAGCGGATGCCGTGGCGCAGGCTGTGGCGAGGTTCTTGGAACCCGGCGGCACGGGTGAGGCGGCGATGGGAAGGGCACGGGAGCTCGCTGTGAAGGCTCACGCGGCTGTGGCGGAAGGCGGCTCGTCGTTCCGTGATCTGCGCCGCCTCATCGATGACCTGATCGAAGCAAGAGCGGCTGCCAGCGGGACAACCTCGCTGCCCCTAGCGCCCTTGGGAAATGAGCAGCAACGTTGA